CGCTCCGACCTGTGCCGAACCAGCTTGCGGCGTAGCTGCTCCCGTTGCTCCGGCTGTGAAGCCTGCCGCTCCGGCCGTGAAGCCGGCTGCTCCGAGCGTTGCTCCTTCGGACGTCAAGCCTGCCGCCCCGAAGCCGATGACGCCACCGGCCCCGAAGGCCGACAAAGCCGCGAAGATCTAACTCGCTGATTCCTAGCGAATCACGAACGCACTCAAAGCAACAGGCCGGGCCGAGGTTAACCACACCTCGGTCCGGCTCTGTTTTTTGGTGTTTGAATCAAGAGCGAACCGGAGACCTTACGAAATAGTAAGCATGCAGTCGAAGTTCGATTGCCGCTTCGCACCTTGATCGACCTGCACTTGAAATGACTTCTTTGCTTCCCGCTTATTGCACTTCGTTGTTGAATCGTTGTTCCGACTTCGGTTGGGAATCGTGGTTACGAGTTCAGACGACGCGCAGCGCCCCGAGTCCGCATCGCGATGCGCATCGCTACGGTTACCTTGCGTTCCACACCTACTTTTCCATCTTCGACCATCTGGCTCTGACCGCAAACGATACGGTCGTCGATCTCGGTTGCGGCAAGGGGCGTGTCGTCTGCGTAGCGGCGCAATATCGGATTCGTGAGGCGATCGGAGTCGAGATCGACTCCATGCTCGCCGCGCAAGCCGTGTCGAACGCCGAGCGCATGCGCCGACGCCGTTCGCCGCTAAGGATCGTGTGCGAATCGGCGACGGCGTTCGATTATTCGACGACGACCGTGATCGTGATGTTTCATCCTTTCGGCAGCGACACCATGAACGAGGTTCTCGATCGGCTGCACGATTCGCTCGCTCGAAATCCGCGGGTGGTGCGCATCGTTTATGCGAATCCCGAGTATTGCTCGGTACTCACCGCGCGCAGTTGGCTCAAGCTCGAAGCCGGCTGGAGCCCGACCGCGTGGGGGCGTGTGAAGTTTCCGATCCATTTCTATCGCACCATCGTCACATAGTTGCCGCCGGCCGGTATTTCGCCTACATTCGGCGTAAGGACGGCTGTGCGGAAATCGATCTCGCGACCGTCGTCCATTTGCCCTCGTAGCTCAGTTGTATAGAGCACGGATTTCCTAAATCCGGGGTCGCCGGTTAGAGTCCGGCCGGGGGTATTTTCCGAGCGAAATAAGTAGCAAGAAGTGGGACCTTCGTCGCCGTCGAGAGCCGTTGCTACTCGACCGTAGCAACGGCCGTGGCCCGATCGACGACGAGGACCAAGTCGGCCAGCCGGGGCCGTTCTTGAACGCCGCCGCTGCAGCCTGCGATGAGCTCGTCGAACGTGACGCAGAGTCTGATTCGTAGCGCAACGGCATCGGCGGAAGCTTCGACGATTCTCAAGCCGGCATTGGTCGGCCAGCCGCCGTCGGCGACGAACCGCTCCAGCGGCAAGCGACTGGTCGGCAATTCAGCTCGCAACGTGGTTTCCAGATCGTCGTGCCCGAAGGCGCGGAGCGTATTCGGTAGCTTTTGTTTTAGCAGTGATTGCGAATCTATGAACGTCGTTCCAACCGATCTGCCGGGTGTAGTCATCATCGAGCCGAAAGTGTTCGGCGATGTGCGGGGGTTTTTCATCGAGACATGGCAGCGCGAGCGATACGCGAGCCATGGAATCGGACCCGACTTCGTGCAAGATAATCTTTCACGATCGAGTCGCGGCGTGCTGCGCGGGCTGCACTACCAGTGGCCGAATCCTCAAGGCAAGCTCGTCTCCGTTCTTGAAGGAGAAGTGATCGATGTGGCGGTGGATGTGCGGCTCGGTTCGCCGAACTTCGGCCGCTGGACGTCCGTCAGAATCTCCGCCGAGAACAAGCGACAACTGTTCGTTCCGCCGGGCTTCGCCCACGGTTTTGCCGTGACCTCGGAGACGGCGCTCTTTGCGTACAAATGCACGGACTATTACTATCCGCAGTTCGACCACGGCATCCGCTACGACGATCCCGCGATCGGCGTCGCGTGGGAGACGGAGAATCCGACACTTTCGGCGAAAGACGGCAAGATGCCGTTGCTCGCCGAGATACCGCAAGAATCCTTGCCACGTTACGTGCCCGCTTAAGCTGGCGCCTATTACGCAACTCGTCGCAGTCGGACGCAACTGCGCGCGAGATTATAGAGATCGCCGCAGCGCCGACGAAGATACTCTTGCGAGCCGACGTATTGGCGAACTTCATCCGGCACGCCGAACTTGCGGAAGAACCCGAACGGCTTCCCCGATTCTGCCAACAGATCGGCGATCGCGGAGCCGAGTCCGCCGACGAGGCTGTGTTCTTCCACCGAAACGATGCCGCCGGTTTGCTTTGCCGCCGCGAGCACCGCTTCGTGATCGAGCGGTTTCACCGTATGCATGCTCAATACGCGAACCGACAAACCATCGGCTTCCAATCGGGCCGCGGTACGAACGGTTTCCGCGAGCATCGCGCCGGTGCTGATCAGCGTAAGATCGGATCCGTCGCGCAACATCAGCGCGCGACCGAGCCTGAACTTCGGCTGCGAAGCATGCACGCTCGGCTCTTTAGCTTTGCCGAGCCGCAAATAACAAGGCCCGGCCGCTTGCGCCACGGCTTCCGTTGCGCCGCGCGTTTCTTCAGGGTCGCCGGGTGCGACGACCGTCATGCCCGGCAGGCAGCGCATCACGGCGAGGTCTTCGATGCCGTGGTGCGTGTAGCCTTGCGGCCCGTAAGAGAAGCCGCCGCCGACGGAAACGATCTTCACGTTGGCTTCGTGGTAGCAGATATCGACTCGGATTTGCTCCAGGCAGCGAAACGTCGGGAAGTTGGCGATGGAAAAAATGAACGGCACTTTGCCGCAGCGCGCTAAGCCCGCGGCGATGCCGGCCATGTTTTGTTCGGCGACGCCGACGTTGAGATAGCGCCGCGGGAAGCGATCGCGAAAAGTTTCGAGCACGGAGTAGCCGAGGTCGGCGGTCAGTAACCAAATCCGTTCGTCGCGGGCCGCAACTTCACAGAGCGTTTCGATAAACGAGGTTCTCATGTGGCGACACCGAGTTCGTGGTAGGCGGTCGCAAGTTGAGCATCGTCCGGAGATTTATAATGCCACGCCAACTTGTCTTCCATGAAACTAACGCCCTTCCCTTTGACGGTATGAGCGATGACCACGGTCGGGCGTCCGGCGACGAGCGGCACCTGATCGAACGCGGCCAGCAGCGCTTCGGGATCGTGACCATCGACTTCCAAAACGCTCCAACCGAAAGCTCGCCATTTATCCGCGAGCGGATCGAGCGGCAAGACCTCGTCGACGGTGCCGAAACTTTGGATCTTGTTGTAATCGACGATCGCGACGAGGTTGTCGAGCTTGTGATGCGGCGCGAAAAGGATCGCCTCCCAACTCGAGCCTTCATCAAGCTCGCCGTCGCTCAGAAGCGCATACACGCGATACGGACGAGCATCGCTTTTGCCGGCCAAGGCCATGCCGGTCGCGGTAGAAAGTCCATGGCCGAGCGAGCCCGACGACATTTCGACGCCCGGTACGCCGTGATGCGTGATATGGCCGGCAAGGTGCGAGCCGTCGCGACAAAACGTATCGAGCCACGCGAGAGGGAAAAATCCTCGTTCCGCTAAGACCGCATAGATCGCCGCTGCGCCGTGCCCTTTGCTCAGCACGAACCGATCGCGATCGTCCCATTCCGGCCGTCGAGGGTTGACGCGTAAGACGCTTCCGTACAGCACGGCCAGAATGTCCGTCATCGAAAAGCAGCTGCCGATGTGCGAGGCTTTCGTGGCATGCACCATGCGCAGCGTATGCAAGCGGATTCGTCGGGCGAGTTCGCGGATAAAATCAAGATCGCGGGTCATGGAAACATTCTCGGTAAGAATCTCAAGCGGCGTAGAAACTCGACGCGACCTCGGTGCGCAAGGCCGCCAAGGCGAGCTGAATGCGCTGCGCTGCCGGAGTGCGTCCCGGCACATCGACGATGCCGAGCCGGCGGCGAAGCACGGTTTTCGCCAGCGCAATGCGAAGGAAATAGATCTGCAAACGGCGCAGGTCGGTCGCGTCGAGCGGCACGTATTCGCGATAGCCGGCGAGGAGCCAAGCATGCCGGTGCTCGGGATGAAACGTGGCGCAAAAGGCGAGGTCGAAGAGCGGATCGCCGAACAAGCAATCTTCCCAATCGATCAACTGCGTGATCCGTCGACCATCGGTAAAGATGTTGTGATTGCCGAGGTCGCCGTGGAGTAAGACCAAGGGGACGGCGGAAGGAAGGGCATCGGGCGAAGCGAACACCGCTTCGATGCGGCGAACCTCGTTCGAGTCGATCGCACCGAGGTCGCGGCAGATCGCAAGATGGGTATCGAGTTGCGTGAGTACATAGTCCGGCCAAGCATCGTGTGCTCCGCGCATCGTCGGCGATGGGTCGGAGTTTCCCGGTTCGACCGTTATCAGCCCGGCACCTCTTCCGCGCACGACATGAATCTGTGCGAGTTGCCGGCCGAGGTCGATCAAGAGAGGTTGCATCAGCGAGTCGTCGTGATCGAATTCGCGAAGCGAGGCACCGGGCGCTTCCGAAAGCAACTCATAGGAAAAAGGAACGAGTCGCTGCGAGGTATCGACGCAGTAGACCTCGAGGCCGGACAGGCCGGCCCGTCGTAATCGGTCGTGAGCCCAGGCGTCGATGAGCAGCGATTGGTTTCCGTAATCGTCGCAGTGCGGTTCGGTGAGCCCCGCAATCGCGATCCTGGCGATAATGCGTCGCCCGTCGTCGAACGCGATCCGAAACAGTCGATGAAAGGTTCCTTGTTCGGCGAGCGGTTGGATGTCGAATTGCGCTGCTTCGGCATGGGAACTCGAAAGCCCATCGCGCACGACCAATGCGAGACCTTCGCGATAAGCGGCCGTTTGCTCGGCGGTATCGGGCCTGCGGAACGAGCGCAGTCTTTCGTCCGAGAGTCGTAGATCGGCCTTCGGATAAAACATCGCCCGTCGCGCGCGACGGTCATGATCGATGTTCTCCGCCATGGCCCGACTCCGAATTCGCGATGAAAATGCGGCTTGTGGAAAAATCTAAGCGGCTTTGGAAGTCGAGTTCGTCGTCGAGTCGGCGACCCAAAAGTTTTCGTAGCCGAGCTGACGCTGCATGACGATCGACAACGACTTGATCTCCGCTTTTTGCGCGTCGGTCAGCAGGTTTGCGGTCGCGAGATTCGTGGCGGGAGTCGGAACGCGGATCGTGCCCCAAGGGTACACCTCCTTCAACTCCGTGCCGTTCCACGATGGATAGAGGCACGCTTCCGACCAAGACAATCCCAGCCGCGCGCAGAGTTTGCTCATCGCAACTTTTGGGTCGGCGACGAGATCTTCATAGCGCAGGATATGAAAATTCCGCGGGAAGCGCTCGGCATAGGTGAGCGCTAAGTGTTGGCAATAGTTCCAGGTCCAAGTGTAGCGCTCGATTCCGAGCGGAAACGGACGCTTACTCGTATCGGCGAATCCGGAATAAGGATTGCGAACGACATGAATGACGTGGGCGTTCGGGAAGTCGGCGAAGATCTTTTCCGAGTCGAGACACAAGACCGGGCTGTAGCCGAGATAGGCCTGTTCTTTACCGGTTCGCCGGACGTTCGTCCAAGCATCGAAGGTCGAGCGGAAGAACGCTTCCACGGCGTTCGCTCGAGTCCTGGGCTTGCCGTTCATGAAATCCAGATAGCTGCGCTTCCGATCCGCTTCGTTGATCTGCATGTCGGCATGCCGGAATTTGCTACGGTCCGGCGTCCGGAGCATGACCTTCATCTCTTCGTCGAAGAAGAGCTCGTAGTCGTGCGCGGCATTGCCCGACATCGGAAACTCCGGCCAACGATACTTGAAGGGGACGTAGCTGCTGAGGTAATCGGAAACGAGGCTGGTTCCCAATTGCGATTCGAACGGATACGCGAACAACTCCGGATGGCCGTCGAGCATGCGATGCGTGGTGTTTCCGCCGTTTTCATACATCGCGGAAATCATGATCAACTTAAATTCAGCGGCCATCGCGAAGCGTCCTTACGTGGTCATAGGAAACGGAGATATCGGCGCGGCGGTCTGCCTGTCGTCGTGCGTGCGGAGCGTCGAGGTTAGGCGACGGCGCGAAGTCGGGCGGTGTCCCAAGAGTTCCAAGGGGCTTTGCCGTTCGACCAAAGATCGTTCAAGTATTTGTAATCGCGGCTGCTGTCCATCGGGTGCCAGAAGCCGGAGTGTTCGAAAGCGCCGAGTTGCCCGTCGCGCGCTAGTCGCCGCAACGGGGCTTGTTCTAGAACTAGCGAGGAGTCGTCGACGAGCCTCGACAAAAACTGCCGCTGAAAGACGAAGAATCCACCGCTGATCAACCCTTTGGAAAGGGGCGGCTTCTCGGAAAAGTTTTGGACGATTCCCCCTTCGATATCGAGTTCGCCGAATCGGCCGGGAGGCTGCACGGCGGTAACGGTGCCGAGCTTTCCATGCGCGTCATGAAATTCGACGAGCTTACGGAGATCGACGTCGGCGACGCCATCGCCGTAAGTCAGACAAAAGCGATTGCCGTGTAAATACTTCTCGACTCGTTTCAAGCGGCAGCCGGTCATCGCCTCGGCGCCGGTTTCGGCCAGGGTGACTTTCCAGTCTTCGTCGGCCGCGGCGTTGTTATGAATCTCGATCGGCCCGGAGTCGCCGAGGTCGAGCGTGAAGTCGTTTTGCGCTAGGTGATAATCGAGAAAGAATTGCTTGATGATCCAACTCTTGTAGCCCAGGCACAGCACGAAATCCTTGAAACCGTATTGCGCATACGACTTCATGATGTGCCAGAGAATCGG
The window above is part of the Planctomycetia bacterium genome. Proteins encoded here:
- a CDS encoding sulfotransferase codes for the protein MAAEFKLIMISAMYENGGNTTHRMLDGHPELFAYPFESQLGTSLVSDYLSSYVPFKYRWPEFPMSGNAAHDYELFFDEEMKVMLRTPDRSKFRHADMQINEADRKRSYLDFMNGKPRTRANAVEAFFRSTFDAWTNVRRTGKEQAYLGYSPVLCLDSEKIFADFPNAHVIHVVRNPYSGFADTSKRPFPLGIERYTWTWNYCQHLALTYAERFPRNFHILRYEDLVADPKVAMSKLCARLGLSWSEACLYPSWNGTELKEVYPWGTIRVPTPATNLATANLLTDAQKAEIKSLSIVMQRQLGYENFWVADSTTNSTSKAA
- a CDS encoding transketolase, with product MTRDLDFIRELARRIRLHTLRMVHATKASHIGSCFSMTDILAVLYGSVLRVNPRRPEWDDRDRFVLSKGHGAAAIYAVLAERGFFPLAWLDTFCRDGSHLAGHITHHGVPGVEMSSGSLGHGLSTATGMALAGKSDARPYRVYALLSDGELDEGSSWEAILFAPHHKLDNLVAIVDYNKIQSFGTVDEVLPLDPLADKWRAFGWSVLEVDGHDPEALLAAFDQVPLVAGRPTVVIAHTVKGKGVSFMEDKLAWHYKSPDDAQLATAYHELGVAT
- the rfbC gene encoding dTDP-4-dehydrorhamnose 3,5-epimerase, with the protein product MNVVPTDLPGVVIIEPKVFGDVRGFFIETWQRERYASHGIGPDFVQDNLSRSSRGVLRGLHYQWPNPQGKLVSVLEGEVIDVAVDVRLGSPNFGRWTSVRISAENKRQLFVPPGFAHGFAVTSETALFAYKCTDYYYPQFDHGIRYDDPAIGVAWETENPTLSAKDGKMPLLAEIPQESLPRYVPA
- the rfbF gene encoding glucose-1-phosphate cytidylyltransferase; this encodes MQVVILCGGQGTRIRDVAEDIPKPMIPIGGRPILWHIMKSYAQYGFKDFVLCLGYKSWIIKQFFLDYHLAQNDFTLDLGDSGPIEIHNNAAADEDWKVTLAETGAEAMTGCRLKRVEKYLHGNRFCLTYGDGVADVDLRKLVEFHDAHGKLGTVTAVQPPGRFGELDIEGGIVQNFSEKPPLSKGLISGGFFVFQRQFLSRLVDDSSLVLEQAPLRRLARDGQLGAFEHSGFWHPMDSSRDYKYLNDLWSNGKAPWNSWDTARLRAVA
- a CDS encoding aminoglycoside phosphotransferase family protein, with translation MAENIDHDRRARRAMFYPKADLRLSDERLRSFRRPDTAEQTAAYREGLALVVRDGLSSSHAEAAQFDIQPLAEQGTFHRLFRIAFDDGRRIIARIAIAGLTEPHCDDYGNQSLLIDAWAHDRLRRAGLSGLEVYCVDTSQRLVPFSYELLSEAPGASLREFDHDDSLMQPLLIDLGRQLAQIHVVRGRGAGLITVEPGNSDPSPTMRGAHDAWPDYVLTQLDTHLAICRDLGAIDSNEVRRIEAVFASPDALPSAVPLVLLHGDLGNHNIFTDGRRITQLIDWEDCLFGDPLFDLAFCATFHPEHRHAWLLAGYREYVPLDATDLRRLQIYFLRIALAKTVLRRRLGIVDVPGRTPAAQRIQLALAALRTEVASSFYAA
- a CDS encoding transketolase, whose translation is MRTSFIETLCEVAARDERIWLLTADLGYSVLETFRDRFPRRYLNVGVAEQNMAGIAAGLARCGKVPFIFSIANFPTFRCLEQIRVDICYHEANVKIVSVGGGFSYGPQGYTHHGIEDLAVMRCLPGMTVVAPGDPEETRGATEAVAQAAGPCYLRLGKAKEPSVHASQPKFRLGRALMLRDGSDLTLISTGAMLAETVRTAARLEADGLSVRVLSMHTVKPLDHEAVLAAAKQTGGIVSVEEHSLVGGLGSAIADLLAESGKPFGFFRKFGVPDEVRQYVGSQEYLRRRCGDLYNLARSCVRLRRVA
- a CDS encoding class I SAM-dependent methyltransferase, translating into MTSLLPAYCTSLLNRCSDFGWESWLRVQTTRSAPSPHRDAHRYGYLAFHTYFSIFDHLALTANDTVVDLGCGKGRVVCVAAQYRIREAIGVEIDSMLAAQAVSNAERMRRRRSPLRIVCESATAFDYSTTTVIVMFHPFGSDTMNEVLDRLHDSLARNPRVVRIVYANPEYCSVLTARSWLKLEAGWSPTAWGRVKFPIHFYRTIVT